From Triticum urartu cultivar G1812 chromosome 2, Tu2.1, whole genome shotgun sequence, a single genomic window includes:
- the LOC125535474 gene encoding elongation factor 1-alpha-like, with product MGKEKIHISIVVIGHVDSGKSTTTGHLIYKLGGIDKRVIERFEKEAAEMNKRSFKYAWVLDKLKAERERGITIDIALWKFETTKYSCTVIDAPGHRDFIKNMITGTSQADCAVLIIDSTTGGFEAGISKDGQTREHALLAFTLGVKQMICCCNKMDATTPKYSKARYEEIVKEVSSYLKKVGYNPDKVPFVPISGFEGDNMIERSTNLDWYKGPTLLEALDQINEPKRPSDKPLRLPLQDVYKIGGIGTVPVGRVETGVIKPGMVVTFGPTGLTTEVKSVEMHHESLLEALPGDNVGFNVKNVAVKDLKRGYVASNSKDDPAKEAANFTAQVIIMNHPGQISNGYAPVLDCHTSHIAVKFAEIQTKIDRRSGKEIEAAPKFLKNGDAGFVKMIPTKPMVVETFAQYPPLGRFAVRDMRQTVAVGVIKAVEKKDPTGAKVTKAAAKKK from the exons ATGGGCAAGGAGAAGATCCACATCAGCATTGTGGTCATTGGCCATGTCGACTCTGGCAAGTCAACCACGACTGGCCACCTCATCTACAAGCTTGGAGGCATTGACAAGCGTGTGATCGAGAGGTTCGAGAAGGAAGCCGCTGAGATGAACAAGAGGTCTTTCAAGTACGCCTGGGTGCTTGACAAGCTCAAGGCTGAGCGTGAGAGAGGTATCACCATTGATATTGCTCTGTGGAAGTTCGAGACCACCAAGTACTCGTGCACTGTCATCGATGCTCCTGGTCACCGTGATTTCATCAAGAACATGATCACTGGTACCTCCCAGGCTGATTGTGCTGTGCTTATCATTGACTCCACCACTGGTGGTTTTGAGGCTGGTATCTCCAAGGATGGCCAGACCCGTGAGCACGCTCTCCTTGCTTTCACTCTTGGTGTGAAGCAGATGATCTGCTGCTGCAACAAG atggatgccaccactccCAAGTACTCGAAGGCCCGTTATGAAGAAATTGTCAAGGAAGTCTCTTCATACCTGAAGAAGGTTGGTTACAACCCTGACAAGGTTCCCTTTGTTCCCATCTCTGGGTTCGAGGGTGACAACATGATTGAGAGGTCCACCAACCTTGACTGGTACAAGGGCCCCACCCTTCTCGAGGCCCTGGACCAGATCAATGAGCCCAAGAGGCCCTCAGACAAGCCCCTCCGTCTTCCCCTTCAGGACGTGTACAAGATTGGCGGCATTGGAACTGTGCCAGTGGGGCGTGTTGAGACTGGAGTCATCAAGCCAGGCATGGTTGTCACCTTTGGTCCTACTGGCCTGACCACTGAGGTGAAGTCCGTTGAGATGCACCATGAGTCTCTCCTGGAGGCGCTTCCTGGTGACAACGTCGGCTTCAACGTCAAGAATGTGGCTGTCAAGGATCTCAAGCGTGGGTACGTCGCTTCCAACTCCAAGGATGACCCTGCCAAGGAGGCTGCCAACTTCACCGCCCAGGTCATCATCATGAACCACCCCGGCCAGATCAGCAACGGCTATGCCCCGGTGCTGGACTGCCATACGTCCCACATTGCTGTCAAGTTTGCTGAGATCCAGACCAAGATCGACCGGCGGTCTGGCAAGGAGATTGAGGCGGCGCCCAAGTTCCTCAAGAACGGTGATGCTGGGTTCGTCAAGATGATCCCCACCAAGCCCATGGTGGTGGAGACCTTTGCCCAGTACCCTCCCCTGGGCCGCTTTGCTGTGCGTGACATGAGGCAGACGGTTGCCGTGGGTGTTATCAAGGCCGTGGAGAAGAAGGATCCGACCGGCGCCAAGGTGACCAAGGCTGCGGCCAAGAAGAAATGA